The DNA segment CGGGTTAGCGGGGCGCAATGGACCCTGCCAAGGCTCACCTTCCCGCCTCTGCCGGCATGTGAAGATGACCACATGACGGAGGTTTGTAAGTATCACCACATGACAGTCTGATAAACCATAAAGAATATTCCTCCTGAACTCAGCAATGCTCCCGACTAAAAATGGGTATAAAACCGCCTTCTCAACCGTACTCAACCACGGTTTAGTACCTTCGCAAGAAAATGATTACAAGTACACATATCGTGATAAACTGAAACCCTTTAACCTTTCAACCTTTCCACCcgaaaaataaataaatgAAATCCGCTTATGCCATggcccaacccaccaacaaTGCTTGCTCTCATCAGAGTCAAAACAGAATATTCCGCTAACGTATaccctcatccccacctctccctctatTCTTTCCCCGTCTTTCCCAACATTACACAGCCACCTcaatcccctcctccttcttcttctcctcctccccatccccgtccaaatcaacctcctcccccctcgccgcccgcTTCGCAATATCCCTCTCCTTGTaaatctcccccctcctcaccgtcgcCATCTCCAAATTCTCGGCATACGTCCTAAACTTGACAATCTCATGCAGCAAATACTcgctcttcctctcccaattcgccatggccctcaCCGCGTTCGTGCTCCTCGGCGTGAACGCAAGCAGCATCGGGCTCCTAAGCGCGTTGTGGCTCTGCAGTTCCGCCTCGATACTCTTGATGTACCCCTGCAGATACCCCAGCTGGTCCTTCTCGGACAGGTTGCTGGGGCGGGTGGACTGCTGCGGCGGTGTCCAGTCGGCAATGTGGATGCGATCACCGGGCAGCTTGGCCGAGTGACGCATAGGAAGGGAGCCGACCAGGCCGGCGTGGTTGCCGAGGACGCCCGAGGAGCCCGAGCCAGGGCGGTTGAGAGAGCCGCCAAAGTCAAAGGACGAAGAGCGGATGGAGCGGCCGGATTGCATGGAGGAgcgggtgagggtgggtACTATCCCTGTGCCGGTGTTGGCAGCGGCCGCGCTGCCGGAGCGGGAGTGGCCTCGGGCGCTGCTGCCGGATGTTGGGgggcggttggggaggttggttgtgCTTTCGTTAATGGCGGCTACGAGCGCGTTGTTGATAACCGCGTCGCTCCAGCCGTACTCGATGTTGGAGATACCACCAATCAGTGGTACTGTGCTGAGTCGGGCGCTCCAGTAGTTGGCCGTGCTGACGAACTCGGCGCTGATCTCGGGTGTGCCGACGTGGAAGAAGTGAACGGCGCCGGTGGGCAGGTTCAGGATCCAGACGTGCCTGCGGGAATGGCTGTACCCCCCAGGAGGGAAAGCAGTGGCGAGAGTATGCCTGAGCGAGAAAGTACCCAGGTTGGTAGCATGGTCTTGCCAGTTGcccccacccaccacggCACCCTTGGGAAGAGTCCCGCCAGGACCCCGTCTGTTCTTCTGTCTCATCGACTTGTTCGGcgaaaaggagaagaggctcAGCTGCCCCTTTTGGATGACCGCAAACACTTCGGTCCAATTGTggttcttgggcttcttaTTGTTCCCATCCTTGAAGTGTTTGTGGCTTACAATTCCTTCCTTGATCCATGGAGGACCGGCAAGCTCAAGAGactcatcatccaacaactCATCAGGATGAAcctccccgtcgtcgtcggcattGTCCTCCCGGATAATCGCCTGGCTCAGAGCGCTGGCAAATCCAATCGACTGCTGGTAGTCGCCACGGGGATACGCCGAGCCGAACGAGTCCATCGACATGGAGGTGTGGGTCCTACCCAGCGACACCTTACTCCAGGTCGCTGAGGAATCGGTAGGGCTCCAGACAGACGTTCCATCGTCAAAGCTAGTCCTACTAGACGAGAAGCCGTTGCCAAAGCCTCGTGGTCTTGATCTGCTCTTGGAGTTCCACCTCGAGTTGGGCTTCATTGTGTCCTGAATGCGGCCCCGGGTGGAAGCAACACCCTCTGATGGCGCTTTGCTAAGCACACTGGGTGACCGCTTGAGCATGCTCATGACGGACAAGCTGTTTGGGGTCTGGACGATGGGGCTCGAGGCATCGGCGCCGAACAACGGCAAACGGTCATCGCGGATCGAAGAATATGTCTCCTTCAAGACAATTTCCACTTGTTGCTCCCATGCCTTCAGCGGCCCGTCAAATGGCGCCTTGACAAGAGGGCCACATCCGTCAGCCGAATCCGCAAACGTCCCAAGCGCCGAACCGggacgtggtggtggcttgAACGAGGCCCGGAAGCTACTATATCTCGGGTTTTGGTCCTCCGACGTGCGACCTTCCGCCTCCCACTGAGGCCCCTTGCCCGGGAGGATGCTCGCACGCTTGTTGAACGCCTCAGGCGCCGACTCTTGAAGGGCCTGTCTGATGGTGGTCATGGTGTTCTTGACGAACTGGGGCTTGCTCATTCTGTGCTCAATATCGGCAATATGAAGATCCGTGTTGAGAAGAATGATTGAGTAGCAAATAGTGTGAATAACATCTGTGACAGGGTCAGCGAGACCCTTGGGAGAAACAGAGACACAAAACTTACCTGGTATTTTGAAACCATGATTTGGGTTGCAGTCGCACCACCTCTTGGTAAAGGCTACCAAGATCCTGTCCACTTGCTGTGTTTCAGccctcagcagcaggcggTTGCACACCAAGCGCAAGCCGCTCACAATGCTCTGGTTCTCAAAGTCGAAGAGATCCATGTAAGCACGTAGCACTCTCTGGCGAACAgggccttcttcacccatGTAAGCCGCCGCCCGGTCCTTTTGGATGAACTCCTCACTGCCGTCATAAATCTTCTGTGCCTTTTGACGGTCATCTTCCGTCGGATCTCCCACCACAAACTCGTTAGGTTCATCAATGGACTTGGCTGAGTGAGGAATGGATTCACCCTTGGGACTCGGCTCGGCGCTTTCGATCTTGAAGCTGGGCACACTTGGCATTTCAAGTGGCAGGCCGAGCGTGTTGGAACTGTCACGGTGAGTGGGCGGGTTGTCGGTATTGTGTCGGATCGAAAGTCTCAAGTCTTTCCTGGCCATGTTAAGGTTTGGAACGCTCTTGGACTTGGATACcgttggtgacggtgaccGGTTCCTGTCATCTTCCGCCCCAGGCTTGAGGTTCCTGGTTTCAGACTGAGGAGCCTTGCGATGCCGTACCGGGctgtcctcgtcatcactgTCTTCGCGTAGAAAAGACTTGGGTGGCGAGGCCAGAGGCGTAGCAGGGGGTCGGTTTGGTGTGGTGGCAGTGTTGTTGGGATCACTGGGTTCGGGGTCGACTTTACGTATAACAGCTTTTGGACTCGGGTCATAGTCCGGTGAAAAGCCGCGGTTCCTACCGCGGTTCTCCTCTTCCGGTGGCGCGGGATTCTTGGCCTGAACAGGAGATTCTGGGGCCTCGATCGAAGGCATTGGCTCGTCCACAGGGGTCTGGGCAGCGGTCGACGTAGGGCTGCCAGCAAGGAACGGGTCCATGGCCCGCCGTAAGCTGGTGATCGGGCTGGGCTCTGCCTTTCCTATCCCTGGGAACACCTGTAGCTGATCCATAGGGAGCTGGACCGCCGGGACATTGTGCACCACCGGTGCCACTGGCACGATGGGGACCGGTGGTGGCTCCGCATCTGTGATGGACTGTTTCCGTCGCCGAAAGAACGACGACGTCTTTTTCTGTAGCGTATGCGTGGTGGAATGATGTGATTCGCGTGACGGTGGTGCGGATGATTTCGGCTGCAGTCCGAGCGAGGAGGCGGCCGGTGTTACTGGTGGCGTAGAGATGCTCGGTGTCAATGCTGTCTTGGTAGATCCAAACATCCTCCTGAAGAAGccttgcttttcttttggctgCATGGTGGCCTGTGGCGGGACAAGACCCGCCTCTTTTGATTTTTCGTAACCAATGTGTGGAGCAGGAGCTGAGTCGATGTCCAAAGCAGGGACAGGCGGTGCATCGCGCACCGTGGTGTACATTGGGTCTGGCtttctggtgatggtggcgctCTTGGACGAGCGGATGCTTCGTCGACGTTCGACACTCGACCCTCTGGATTGGGCCTTCGGCTCGGTAGTCTTGGGTTCGGGCGGCGGCATGACGGGCAGCGACGGCACTGTGGTTAGTCTACGCGGGCCGGCTGGGACCGTTGGCATCGGCGCGGCGTCGTACTCATCGTTGTTCTTATTGAAAAAAGTGTTGGAAAACTCAATGTGCCAGGGGCCTGGTGCTGGccgtggtgctgctgcttctgccgcCCCATCAAAGCTCGATGatctcccaaaccccctggCCCATCGCTGGCTGCCCAGAACCTGTGCGTACCCCTGATCGATGCTGTTTGCACTGCTGCTCTTGCTCCCCTTGCCGCCTCTGGAATGGATTGCCCCCGGTGTCCCCGTCTCGCGCATGCTGTTGATCCGGCCGAGGTTGGACTGGAAGCCtgagctgctgttgctgcggcGGCCGCGCGATGACATCCTGCTGGCGTCGTCTGCCCCTTCGAGGTCAGAGCTGTACGAGTAGCCGTGGCCGGTGCGGCCGGTCCTCGAGTTCAAGGTCATTGTTCGGCTGTTGTCGTCTCCAAACGAGGAAAAGAGGGGATCGTCGTACCCTGGCCTCGACCCGCCAAATGACGTGgtaccaccaacacctcctctaATCTGGCCCATGGACATTTGGTCGAGCGACAGGAGCATGTTGGCCACGAGTGAGTCCCGTGTTACCTGGCGGGCCGGCAGTGAGAGGTCGTGGGAGTCGCGGGGGTCGGGCTGCTTCTTGGAGCGAGACGATGATGGCAGTTCgggctggtgatgttgctggtCCTGGTTCGACAGTGTCATCTCGTAGGGGATGTCGACGGGCGTGAGACTCTCAAGAAAGGTCTCAATGTCGGCCGTGTCTCTACCCGTGCCTTTGGGCAACCTAAGCGCCCGGCCCCCAGCAGATGAGGCGCTCTCGTCTTGGGAAGGTGTGGATGTTTCGCGGGGAGATGGTGTCTGTGGGGGGTCTCGCTGTCTTTTGATTCTCGGGGAGGACGGCGACGTGTCGATAGTCAGTTCGGGCTTCCGTCTGCCGCCTTCTCGGCGAGCCGTGTCGGTTGGATCGTAATCTTGGTACATGTTGTACGGAGTACCTGTCGAGGAGAAACAGGCGGGTGACACAAAGACGCCCCTTTGACGCCATCCACGGCCAGGCCAATCAACAAGCACTCGACAAGCAGCGCGCACAAATTAGAGATGTTCAGAAGCGCGTAAAGAGTGTGCGTCTGTGTGTCCCGTTTAGGGGAACTGTGCCGTGTGTGCCTCTCGGGCTGCTCTTGAGATTGTAATTGTTTTGCTTTGCCAGGATTAAATTAGGTAGCGGCCATTCGGCAGACGGACGGCTGTGTAAATCAGTGGAGAGATTGCGACCTCGTCTCTTGTTTCTTTCATTCTTCGGCTGCTTCCGTTGCACCGTCATCCTTTGAACAGCGACAAGGACAGCGACAGCGGCACCCCGAAAATGTCCTCGACTGATAAATTGTTTCAGAAAGAGCTCGTCCAACCACAATCCAAAGCGCGCCTTTCTCCTGCGTCGCGCTGCATCCAGTCCATGCAACCTGACAACGTTGGAGCCCCAAGCTTCCTACTTCTCCTTCTGCGCTAGCCCCGCGGCCATAGCGCTGTCAAgtgcccctttttttttctttttttttttttttttttcctgcagtgtctccctcaactccaaTACCGTTTCATCGATTGACAGCTCCGTCATGCAAGTATATTTTTCAAGAATAAACAACATGCACATGAACGACATGCACGCTGcaggaaaaaaacaaacaaataaAATAGATATATTCCTATGGCCAGCCCGCCATGCGCGTCTGGGGCACGAGTGCGACTTCCAGGGTACCCCACACCGCCTAGTAACATCTCCACATGACATCGTGGCAGGCTTGACACGATCCGAAGGCCCACCGCCTATTCCGGCCTGCCGCGGCCTGTCGGGGAGAGAAATAAACCGCGCACTCCCTTGTTTCACAATCCGAGCCACGTGGAGGCCGTCGAACCACCATCTCCGATAAACAGCGGCCCCACTCTGCCTCACCGGCTCCGTGTCTCGGCTCCGGTGGCCTTCTCCGTTACagcaggtggaggagtcgAAACAAGGAGAACTGTATTGTATTGATGATTCCCATGAGCATTGGAATCTACTGATATCTCAActctctcaacatcaagccGTCGTCACATCCTCCGATTCCCGCACTGACTGAGCCGAACTGCCATCACCCGTTTCATCCTGCAACCCCCCTACCAGTGCAGAGGATGGTGTGGCCCGAAGTCGCCACcgttcatcaccaccatcagatATCTCCCTTGTACCACTTTGTCCACCCCCGAAACTGGATACGGCAGAGCCCGTTCCGCATCTGCTCCGTCCTCATCGGCTTCACTCTCAGGTTGGCAACCTTGTCCATACAGCTCAAGGGATCCTGCAGAAAATCCATCGCAACCTTGAACGCCCCGGGTCGATTGGAAGACGGGTCAAACGTCAAGGCTTTGTTGACGAGCTGGTCGTCTAGGTTGTAACCAGTGCCTTGGTGCATGCCGATGACATGTCCTCCCTGATCCATCACTGGACTTCCGCTGCTACATGGAGCAACCGCCACGTTGTGATCCATCAACCGCTGGTTCTCCTCCATGTCACAAACAACCTGTGTAGTCCCCTCCCGGACTTCGTCATTCTCGTGACCCGACCGGTCAGGAAGAAGCCCCCGCACAGTAACAGTAATCTTCTCCCCTCGATAAGGCGGGTTCCTATGCTTGAGAGGTCCCTCGCCGTCCACCTCACGATCAAGCCTGATAACCCCCATATCGAACGACTTGTCCCCCACCATGAAGAAAGCCCAGTGAACACCGCAGTGCGTGCCCCTGTACCTCCCCCAGCCGGGTACATCAATCTCCACCGCCTGAGCAAAACCTTCCTTGTGGTTATACACCGCCGCTCCTACCGTCATGACAGTCTTTTGatcaaccaaccaccccgtGAAGCGATGGTATCTCCTCTCCCCATTCTTGTCGGGAAACAAAGTGTGAACCCGCACAATATCAtcattcctcctcccctcgcTCATCCCAGCGGCAACCTCCCTTTttaacctcctccctttttcttctgctgcACACCGTCCCAATGATGGCTCAGTATCAGTGAGCCCCCAGCAGAGAACATCAGGCGCgaaaccaacctcccctcttGCGATTTCGATCGTCCCTTCACCGACAGTGAGTAAGtcctcgatgatggcttGTAGAATGTCAATCTCCTTCCAGAGCTTGAGATACCTCGCTTTGAAGTCGCCCTCTTGAAGGTCGTTCATGAACTCGATCATGACTCGCAGTTTTTCACCCTGGGCGTTGAACACCTCCACTGGTTGGGCGCGGAGCGAGTTTTTTACTGCGTCGGGGAAGCTGTTgcaaggggggggaggggaccAGGTGATTtcgtgggtggtggtggtggagccattgatgagggagatggaggctgtGATGAGGGTGGACAGCTGGTCGAAGCGCTTTTCGATTTGGATGACCTGGAGTTCGAGTTCGGCtgtgtggtgggggtgggatttggtgcagagggtggtgagggaggggatgttATCTTCGCTTtcggaggggatggggaaggaggcgaggaggtaggagaggaggagggtgtatCGACGGAAAAGGGTCGATGTGGCacggtgggttggggtcgTGGTGAGGATTTGGCGGAAGTCTTTAACTTAAAGGTTAGCGAAGGGGTGAGGAACGGAGGTGAAGGGAACGAGACAGACCATATTCagtgttgggtggtgtgctGGGTGGGAGTTGAAGGGACACGCCCTCGAGAATTGGGGCGAGTTCGGCGATT comes from the Podospora pseudocomata strain CBS 415.72m chromosome 5, whole genome shotgun sequence genome and includes:
- a CDS encoding hypothetical protein (EggNog:ENOG503NUTS; COG:U) → MYQDYDPTDTARREGGRRKPELTIDTSPSSPRIKRQRDPPQTPSPRETSTPSQDESASSAGGRALRLPKGTGRDTADIETFLESLTPVDIPYEMTLSNQDQQHHQPELPSSSRSKKQPDPRDSHDLSLPARQVTRDSLVANMLLSLDQMSMGQIRGGVGGTTSFGGSRPGYDDPLFSSFGDDNSRTMTLNSRTGRTGHGYSYSSDLEGADDASRMSSRGRRSNSSSGFQSNLGRINSMRETGTPGAIHSRGGKGSKSSSANSIDQGYAQVLGSQRWARGFGRSSSFDGAAEAAAPRPAPGPWHIEFSNTFFNKNNDEYDAAPMPTVPAGPRRLTTVPSLPVMPPPEPKTTEPKAQSRGSSVERRRSIRSSKSATITRKPDPMYTTVRDAPPVPALDIDSAPAPHIGYEKSKEAGLVPPQATMQPKEKQGFFRRMFGSTKTALTPSISTPPVTPAASSLGLQPKSSAPPSRESHHSTTHTLQKKTSSFFRRRKQSITDAEPPPVPIVPVAPVVHNVPAVQLPMDQLQVFPGIGKAEPSPITSLRRAMDPFLAGSPTSTAAQTPVDEPMPSIEAPESPVQAKNPAPPEEENRGRNRGFSPDYDPSPKAVIRKVDPEPSDPNNTATTPNRPPATPLASPPKSFLREDSDDEDSPVRHRKAPQSETRNLKPGAEDDRNRSPSPTVSKSKSVPNLNMARKDLRLSIRHNTDNPPTHRDSSNTLGLPLEMPSVPSFKIESAEPSPKGESIPHSAKSIDEPNEFVVGDPTEDDRQKAQKIYDGSEEFIQKDRAAAYMGEEGPVRQRVLRAYMDLFDFENQSIVSGLRLVCNRLLLRAETQQVDRILVAFTKRWCDCNPNHGFKIPDVIHTICYSIILLNTDLHIADIEHRMSKPQFVKNTMTTIRQALQESAPEAFNKRASILPGKGPQWEAEGRTSEDQNPRYSSFRASFKPPPRPGSALGTFADSADGCGPLVKAPFDGPLKAWEQQVEIVLKETYSSIRDDRLPLFGADASSPIVQTPNSLSVMSMLKRSPSVLSKAPSEGVASTRGRIQDTMKPNSRWNSKSRSRPRGFGNGFSSSRTSFDDGTSVWSPTDSSATWSKVSLGRTHTSMSMDSFGSAYPRGDYQQSIGFASALSQAIIREDNADDDGEVHPDELLDDESLELAGPPWIKEGIVSHKHFKDGNNKKPKNHNWTEVFAVIQKGQLSLFSFSPNKSMRQKNRRGPGGTLPKGAVVGGGNWQDHATNLGTFSLRHTLATAFPPGGYSHSRRHVWILNLPTGAVHFFHVGTPEISAEFVSTANYWSARLSTVPLIGGISNIEYGWSDAVINNALVAAINESTTNLPNRPPTSGSSARGHSRSGSAAAANTGTGIVPTLTRSSMQSGRSIRSSSFDFGGSLNRPGSGSSGVLGNHAGLVGSLPMRHSAKLPGDRIHIADWTPPQQSTRPSNLSEKDQLGYLQGYIKSIEAELQSHNALRSPMLLAFTPRSTNAVRAMANWERKSEYLLHEIVKFRTYAENLEMATVRRGEIYKERDIAKRAARGEEVDLDGDGEEEKKKEEGIEVAV